The following nucleotide sequence is from Pseudobdellovibrionaceae bacterium.
CTTTTGCGCAAAAGCCCAACCTAGGACAAACTGTGGCTCGGGATTTACAAGCCAAAGCCTTGTGGAACTGTCTTGGTTTTCCCAACCATGGTGCACAAAGAATCAAGACGCGTTTATTAAAACTTCCACCCAAGGGTGGGAGGCCCACTCCCCTCTTTGTCAACATTGGTAAGAACCGTTGGACCTCTAACGACGAGGCTCATCATGATTACACCAAATTGATCTCTGACTTTTACGACGTGGCAGATGCTTTTGTGATTAACATCAGCAGCCCCAACACCAAAGGGTTAAGAGACCTCTTTCAGAAAGATAATTTTCTAAAGTTTCTCACCCCAATTCTTACCACCTACAGAGGTTTGCCTTCCACCGAGCCCTTACCACCCCTGTTTCTCAAACTCAGCCCTGATCTTTCTGAAGAAGACCTACAAAATATCATCGAAGTTTTAAAAACCACGGAAGTCCGCGGTCTGATCCTGACTAACACCACCCTACATCGTGAGCCCTCAATGAGTTTCCCCTTAGATCGAGGTGGAGTTTCTGGTGCCCCTTTAAATCCAAGGTCCAAAAAGATTCTGTTAGACACCCTGAGACTTCT
It contains:
- a CDS encoding quinone-dependent dihydroorotate dehydrogenase — encoded protein: MVSKWLRPWLLLPVSWAHSLSPKFLKYAYNWRRTSLPEHTWQNVQWKHLKFRNPVGLAGGADKNAEAVPAWWHLGAGFVEVGTVTPFAQKPNLGQTVARDLQAKALWNCLGFPNHGAQRIKTRLLKLPPKGGRPTPLFVNIGKNRWTSNDEAHHDYTKLISDFYDVADAFVINISSPNTKGLRDLFQKDNFLKFLTPILTTYRGLPSTEPLPPLFLKLSPDLSEEDLQNIIEVLKTTEVRGLILTNTTLHREPSMSFPLDRGGVSGAPLNPRSKKILLDTLRLLGAQRPEFFIISVGGIMNKEDINERLALGADLVQVYSALIFEGLGFFTKVRN